In the genome of Vicia villosa cultivar HV-30 ecotype Madison, WI linkage group LG7, Vvil1.0, whole genome shotgun sequence, one region contains:
- the LOC131618168 gene encoding EPIDERMAL PATTERNING FACTOR-like protein 9, producing MRITKLAKQVLLLLALTFSIQVIQGFRTEDLVSKKSIQIFTEQRLKDSNVAMRMRNSRRLMIGSITPTCTYNECRGCKYKCMAEQVPVVGNDPVNSPYHYRCVCHRG from the exons ATGAGAATCACTAAACTAGCCAAACAAGTTTTGCTACTTTTGGCCTTAACCTTTTCTATTCAAGTAATACAAG GTTTTAGAACAGAAGATTTGGTGTCTAAGAAATCCATTCAAATCTTTACAGAACAAAGATTAAAG GATAGCAATGTGGCAATGAGAATGAGGAATTCTAGGAGATTGATGATTGGATCCATAACACCAACCTGCACTTACAATGAATGTAGAGGATGTAAGTACAAGTGTATGGCTGAGCAGGTGCCTGTAGTGGGAAATGATCCAGTCAATAGTCCATACCACTACAGATGTGTTTGTCATAGAGGATAG
- the LOC131618171 gene encoding uncharacterized protein LOC131618171 has protein sequence MDQEYHFKRNHVPAFGSWDWNDNLPFTECFESARQGGFLHYSYNSETEDQDLYVAGDLYDNHVVTPAMIVVPCRREKLRSQNEKDEKKQNWVNNVMNEPPMSRPTPKPVDEDLYKISPDLLYVKTTKKRGLCFFPSCLFPTCIA, from the exons ATGGATCAA GAATACCACTTTAAGAGGAACCATGTGCCAGCATTTGGAAGCTGGGATTGGAATGATAATCTTCCATTCACAGAGTGCTTTGAATCTGCAAGACAAGGTGGTTTTCTTCACTATAGTTACAACTCTGAAACTGAAGATCAAGATCTCTATGTTGCTGGTGATTTGTATGATAACCATGTTGTTACTCCTGCTATGATTGTTGTTCCTTGTAGAAGG GAAAAGCTACGTTCCcaaaatgaaaaagatgaaaaaaagcaAAATTGGGTGAACAATGTGATGAATGAGCCACCAATGTCAAGACCAACACCAAAACCAGTTGATGAAGATTTGTACAAAATTTCACCAGATCTTCTTTATGTCAAAACTACCAAG AAAAGAGGGTTGTGTTTCTTTCCAAGTTGCTTGTTTCCAACTTGCATTGCATGA
- the LOC131618167 gene encoding asparagine--tRNA ligase, cytoplasmic 2-like → MAKQNQQIQTQEPGSLGSNSQPLSNFKYSNRVQLKSLFLNRTDGGAEFIGQTVVVGGWVKSSKEVEKSSPPPPPSSPAPENEAPCKDVSCVEIFQSRIPLIRNIMEVLGGSSYVSRKKLRDSPNPKTLPPKSSTAFLLLTDGSCVATLQVVVESSIATPSRLLATGTCILVEGRLERPSAEGKHAIQLKADKVLHIGTVDVGKYPLSKKRVPLEMLRDYAHFRPRTTTVATVMRVRSALSFATHSFFKDHAFFDVQVPTITTTDSKGFSNMFQVTTTGNQKADKERLSTIYESEGITLETVKEAAKEKSKLVETLKRSESNKEALAAAIQDLQKTIELESQLEAREKKKLGTLLKQDRVDSSEDFFNTQTYLTVSGRLHLESFASALGNVYSFGPRFQADKTDSAKHAAEMWMVEAEMAFAELQDSINCAYDLFKYLCKWVLENHSDDVKFVGKRIDNTCIDRLRKIISDSPQIISYNEALDVLRKAEDKKSEAKFNSGAILTSDHLSYLADVVYKGPVIIHSYPKEAKPFYVRVNDDKTVSAFDLVVPKVGTIISGSQNEDRLTVISSRITELRLPREKYEWYLDLCRNGTVKHAGFTLNFDLMILYITGLSNVRDVIPFPRSHGKANN, encoded by the exons CAATTCTCAACCCTTGAGTAACTTCAAATACTCGAACCGGGTTCAATTAAAGTCGCTTTTTCTTAACCGAACCGACGGCGGTGCGGAGTTTATAGGACAGACTGTGGTCGTTGGCGGATGGGTGAAGTCATCGAAGGAAGTTGAGAAATCTTCACCTCCTCCTCCGCCGTCGTCGCCGGCGCCGGAAAATGAAGCGCCGTGCAAAGACGTTTCGTGTGTCGAGATTTTTCAGTCTCGAATTCCTTTGATTCGGAATATTATGGAAGTTTTGGGAGGAAGCAGTTACGTGTCTCGCAAGAAATTACGTGACTCTCCAAATCCTAAAACTCTTCCTCCCAAATCTTCAACCGCTTTTCTTCTTCTCACAGATGGTTCATGCGTTGCCACACTTCAG GTTGTGGTTGAATCCTCGATAGCTACACCGAGCCGGCTTTTGGCTACTGGAACCTGTATATTAGTGGAAGGTCGATTAGAGCGGCCGTCCGCAGAAGGGAAGCATGCTATTCAGTTGAAGGCTGACAAAGTTCTTCACATTGGGACAGTAGACGTTGGGAAGTATCCGTTATCAAAGAAGCGAGTTCCACTGGAGATGTTAAGAGATTACGCTCATTTTCGGCCTCGAACAACTACG GTGGCAACTGTCATGCGAGTTCGCAGTGCTCTGTCGTTTGCAACCCACTCATTTTTCAAGGATCATGCATTTTTTGATGTGCAAGTACCAACTATAACTACTACAGACTCCAAAGGATTTAGCAACATGTTCCAGGTTACGACTACTGGGAATCAGAAAGCAGACAAGGAGAGGTTGAGTACTATTTACGAGAGTGAAGGTATTACCCTTGAAACTGTGAAGGAAGCTGCCAAAGAGAAAAGCAAACTAGTTGAAACTTTAAAAAGAAGTGAAAGCAATAAGGAAGCTCTGGCGGCAGCAATTCAGGATCTGCAGAAAACTATTGAACTGGAATCACAATTGGAagcaagagaaaagaaaaaattgGGAACTTTATTGAAGCAAGACAGAGTAGACTCTTCTGAAGATTTTTTCAATACCCAAACTTATTTGACTGTCTCCGGTCGCTTACATCTGGAGAGTTTTGCATCTGCCCTTGGTAATGTGTATTCGTTTGGACCTAGATTTCAAGCAGATAAAACAGATTCTGCAAAACATGCTGCAGAAATGTGGATGGTTGAGGCTGAAATGGCTTTTGCTGAATTACAG GACTCTATCAACTGTGCTTATGACTTGTTTAAGTATCTATGTAAGTGGGTTTTGGAAAATCACTCTGATGATGTGAAGTTTGTTGGCAAAAGAATTGACAACACTTGCATTGATCGTCTTCGGAAAATTATATCAGATTCTCCTCAAATAATTTCCTATAATGAAGCTTTAGATGTTCTTAGAAAG GCCGAAGATAAGAAATCTGAAGCAAAGTTCAATTCGGGTGCTATACTCACTTCAGATCACCTAAG CTATCTGGCTGATGTCGTCTACAAGGGGCCAGTTATAATTCACAGTTATCCAAAAGAAGCTAAGCCATTCTATGTTAGAGTTAATGATGATAAAACTGTTTCTGCATTTGATCTCGTTGTCCCAAAG GTTGGAACTATAATCTCTGGCAGCCAAAATGAGGATCGTCTTACCGTGATAAGCTCCAG AATTACAGAATTGCGTTTGCCAAGAGAGAAGTATGAATGGTACTTGGATCTTTGTCGAAATGGAACGGTCAAGCACGCCGGGTTCACTCTAAACTTTGACCTTATGATCCTCTATATAACAGGCCTTAGCAATGTTAGGGATGTTATCCCTTTTCCAAGAAGCCATGGCAAGGCCAACAACTAA
- the LOC131618170 gene encoding uncharacterized protein LOC131618170: MLSLAKRLHSLTFPPFLSRTSHQLRSPRPDAASHSRRRHKSPPLPLKKPEERSEWWIVDGEMHEIGDNVPPRERFVIPRENIPNKRRKQLREQFMRRTRLVLKESEHDPWCKRYMELYNELRENWERLYWDEGYSNKLARDHANYESAEDDDEDFSPYRNRRPQMEYSKDQNFDRNRQSDSWDKVSLIRDKFEYDRERRMKEKAFAPMNGGFVADSHDSEGWNQPLNTDRYFSQTERYQEEENK; encoded by the exons ATGCTATCTCTCGCCAAACGCCTTCACTCTCTCACATTCCCACCCTTCCTTTCTCGCACCTCCCACCAACTCCGCTCTCCACGACCCGACGCCGCCTCCCACTCCAGGCGGCGCCACAAGTCTCCGCCTCTTCCGCTGAAAAAACCGGAGGAGAGGTCAGAATGGTGGATCGTCGACGGTGAAATGCACGAGATAGGAGATAACGTGCCACCACGTGAGCGGTTTGTGATTCCTCGAGAGAATATTCCTAACAAGCGCCGCAAGCAGCTGAGAGAACAGTTCATGCGCAGGACTCGCCTCGTTCTTAAGGAATCT GAACACGATCCTTGGTGCAAAAGATATATGGAATTGTATAATGAACTTCGAGAAAATTGGGAGAGACTTTATTGGGACGAGGGTTACTCTAATAAGCTTGCTCGGGATCATGCGAACTATGAGTCTgccgaagatgatgatgaagatttcTCTCCTTACAG AAATAGAAGACCCCAGATGGAGTATAGCAAG GACCAGAATTTTGATAGAAACAGGCAGTCTGATAGCTGGGATAAAGTTAGCCTTATACGCGATAAATTCGAGTATGACAGGGAGAGAAGAATGAAGGAGAAAG CATTTGCTCCCATGAATGGAGGATTTGTGGCTGACTCCCATGATTCGGAAGGCTGGAACCAACCTCTAAATACCGATCGATATTTTAGCCAAACAGAAAGGTATCAAGAGGAGGAGAATAAGTGA